A part of Candidatus Binatus sp. genomic DNA contains:
- the thyX gene encoding FAD-dependent thymidylate synthase — translation MENQAKMQVKLIDYASAPLEKLYAAFRTCYSSDTPIEIWQKIETEKITHDKIREFITERLKTGHGSPLEQIVFWFGIANVSRSLSHQFVRHRVGISFEQQSQRYVKFKENKLAFVLPDSWSRAGMEDEFSELLSQTSALYSRALKAGIPAEDARFVLPNAAPTNFHVMVNFAEMLHICDLRLCVRAQWEIRRMVALMRAEIKRVLPEIAVFLQPKCGENRMGYCDESAEDWAKCPLGKVRPHKAGLFELYEKFGTRKARALGEAEFRAVEEKELL, via the coding sequence GTGGAAAATCAGGCGAAAATGCAGGTCAAGTTGATCGACTACGCCAGCGCGCCGCTGGAAAAACTCTACGCGGCGTTTCGCACCTGCTATTCGTCGGATACGCCGATCGAGATTTGGCAAAAGATCGAGACCGAGAAAATCACGCACGACAAGATTCGCGAGTTCATCACCGAGCGGCTGAAGACCGGGCATGGATCGCCGCTCGAGCAGATCGTGTTCTGGTTTGGAATCGCCAACGTATCGCGATCGTTGTCGCATCAATTCGTGCGGCATCGCGTCGGAATCAGCTTCGAGCAGCAGAGCCAGCGCTACGTGAAATTCAAGGAGAACAAGCTCGCGTTCGTGCTGCCGGATTCGTGGTCGCGGGCGGGCATGGAGGACGAATTTTCGGAACTGTTGTCGCAAACGTCGGCGCTATATTCGCGCGCGCTCAAGGCGGGCATTCCGGCCGAGGATGCGCGCTTCGTCCTGCCCAATGCGGCGCCCACCAACTTTCACGTGATGGTGAATTTTGCCGAGATGCTCCACATCTGCGACTTGCGGCTGTGCGTGCGCGCGCAGTGGGAAATTCGGCGGATGGTGGCGTTGATGCGCGCCGAGATCAAGCGCGTGCTGCCGGAGATCGCGGTGTTCCTGCAACCCAAGTGCGGCGAAAACCGGATGGGTTACTGCGACGAATCGGCCGAAGACTGGGCGAAATGTCCGCTCGGAAAAGTGCGGCCGCATAAGGCTGGCCTGTTCGAATTGTACGAGAAGTTCGGCACGCGCAAGGCGCGGGCGCTCGGCGAGGCGGAATTTCGCGCGGTCGAGGAGAAAGAACTTTTGTAG
- a CDS encoding quinone-dependent dihydroorotate dehydrogenase codes for MNQSPRMLDSLYRRMLKPFFFNLDAETAHRLTLNLLSIAPPLALSPDPPELALKIWGIDFANPIGLAAGMDKDAIAARAWESLGFGFAEMGTITPRPQPGNERPRVWRLVEHRALINRLGFPSEGIDAVAPRIERIRKNGIAIRIALNFGPNKDTPPESVAADYAILMRKLGALADFIVVNVSSPNTPGLRNWQSPERMREIFAAMRTAAVTSTRRVPILVKLAPDLERDDLFRICDTALELNLDGIVACNTTIARESLGIASLHPGGLSGAPLLKPARDLIRNIYMQTAGKIPIIGVGGIASADDAYGHIRAGATMVELYTGLIYEGPGLIDRIKIGLVRLLRRDGFRSISEAVGIEK; via the coding sequence ATGAACCAATCCCCGCGCATGCTCGACAGCCTTTACCGGCGGATGCTGAAGCCGTTTTTCTTCAACCTCGACGCTGAAACTGCGCATCGCCTGACTCTCAACCTGCTCTCGATCGCGCCGCCGCTCGCGCTCTCACCCGACCCGCCCGAGCTTGCGCTGAAAATTTGGGGCATCGATTTTGCCAATCCGATCGGTCTCGCCGCCGGCATGGACAAAGACGCGATCGCCGCGCGCGCGTGGGAGTCGCTCGGTTTCGGTTTCGCCGAGATGGGCACGATCACGCCGCGGCCTCAACCCGGCAATGAAAGACCGCGCGTGTGGCGATTGGTCGAGCATCGCGCGCTCATCAATCGGCTTGGATTTCCGAGCGAAGGTATCGACGCGGTCGCGCCGCGCATCGAGCGGATCCGCAAAAACGGCATCGCAATTCGAATTGCGCTCAACTTCGGTCCTAACAAGGATACGCCGCCCGAGAGCGTCGCCGCCGATTACGCGATCCTGATGCGCAAACTTGGCGCGCTCGCCGATTTCATCGTCGTCAATGTCAGCTCGCCGAACACGCCCGGGCTGCGCAACTGGCAATCACCCGAGCGGATGCGCGAGATTTTCGCCGCGATGCGCACCGCCGCCGTCACCTCGACGCGGCGCGTCCCGATCCTCGTGAAACTCGCGCCCGATCTCGAGCGCGACGACCTCTTTCGCATCTGCGATACCGCGCTGGAACTCAATCTCGACGGCATCGTCGCCTGCAACACCACGATCGCGCGCGAGTCGCTCGGCATCGCGTCGTTGCATCCCGGTGGACTCAGCGGCGCGCCACTGCTGAAGCCCGCCCGCGATCTGATTCGCAACATCTATATGCAGACCGCCGGCAAAATCCCGATTATCGGGGTCGGCGGTATCGCCAGCGCCGACGACGCGTACGGCCACATTCGCGCCGGCGCCACGATGGTCGAGCTCTACACCGGCCTCATCTATGAAGGCCCCGGCCTGATCGATCGCATCAAAATCGGTCTCGTTCGCTTGCTCAGGCGCGACGGATTTCGCTCTATTAGCGAAGCGGTCGGCATCGAAAAATAA
- a CDS encoding sulfurtransferase, translated as MTQPDSTPTLLVDARWLEQHRGDSNVILIDTRPAKEYWEGHLAGARHFDPFPFHHKDTSDRGMEEFHGQLEWIFSALGITGRETVVFYENDSGMRAARGLWALQYAGHRNALMLDGGLKAASAKLTTDAEKFARTNFRIEPNPAVFASYAHIVDRIGSPDVQIFDVRSAGEYFSERIRARHGGAIPLAIHQDWTSAQSTEGHFKTPAELRANFESLGLDSGCEIIPYCQGGYRAAHAYVALKLAGYRNVRNYLGSWAEWGNRDDLPIEHPRRKP; from the coding sequence ATGACGCAACCCGACAGCACGCCCACGCTCCTCGTCGATGCGCGATGGCTCGAGCAGCATCGCGGCGACAGCAATGTCATCCTCATCGATACTCGACCCGCCAAGGAATACTGGGAGGGCCATCTCGCCGGCGCACGCCACTTCGATCCGTTCCCGTTTCATCACAAGGACACGTCGGACCGCGGGATGGAGGAGTTCCACGGGCAACTCGAATGGATTTTCTCAGCGCTCGGCATCACCGGCCGCGAAACTGTCGTGTTCTACGAAAACGATTCCGGGATGCGCGCCGCGCGCGGTCTCTGGGCGCTGCAATACGCCGGGCATCGGAATGCGCTGATGCTCGACGGCGGCCTCAAAGCCGCTAGCGCGAAGCTCACGACGGATGCCGAAAAATTTGCCCGCACCAATTTCAGGATCGAGCCGAATCCCGCGGTGTTTGCGTCCTACGCGCACATCGTCGATCGAATCGGATCGCCCGACGTGCAGATTTTCGACGTCCGCAGCGCCGGCGAATATTTCAGCGAACGCATCCGCGCGCGACACGGTGGCGCGATCCCGCTCGCGATTCATCAGGACTGGACCTCCGCGCAATCCACCGAGGGCCATTTCAAAACGCCCGCCGAACTTCGCGCGAATTTCGAATCGCTCGGACTCGATTCCGGCTGCGAGATCATCCCGTATTGCCAGGGCGGCTATCGCGCCGCGCACGCCTACGTCGCGCTCAAACTGGCCGGCTATCGAAACGTCCGCAACTACCTCGGCTCGTGGGCCGAATGGGGCAATCGCGACGACCTGCCGATCGAGCATCCGCGCCGCAAGCCTTAA